A region from the Armatimonadota bacterium genome encodes:
- a CDS encoding (Fe-S)-binding protein, whose protein sequence is MRVRLMLTCLCDAFYGEVGVATARALEHAGCQVIFPEDQTCCGQPPFNSGDWDASKQVAKHCLKVFSGDEPVVVPSASCAAMLRDGYPMMGLTPPPTYELSEFLLRHVGVDRWPLEPQGITHRQKVAFHRSCHGRAIHLGDSQERLLGMVSGIELLPIAHFEQCCGFGGAFSATHGKLSEQIGLDKLQSVMESGAKVLASGDMGCLMHLGGLIKRHNLPLRTLHYAQILAEAIPG, encoded by the coding sequence ATGCGCGTACGACTGATGCTCACCTGCCTCTGCGATGCCTTTTATGGGGAGGTCGGCGTCGCGACGGCGCGAGCGCTCGAGCACGCCGGATGCCAGGTGATCTTCCCCGAGGACCAGACCTGCTGCGGCCAGCCGCCCTTCAACTCGGGAGATTGGGATGCCTCCAAACAGGTCGCCAAGCACTGCCTCAAGGTCTTCTCAGGGGATGAGCCCGTGGTCGTTCCCAGCGCCTCTTGCGCCGCCATGCTGCGCGACGGCTACCCGATGATGGGACTCACGCCGCCGCCGACATATGAACTCTCCGAGTTCCTCCTGCGGCACGTGGGCGTCGACCGATGGCCGCTTGAGCCGCAAGGGATCACGCATCGCCAGAAGGTCGCGTTTCACCGCTCCTGCCACGGCCGAGCGATCCACCTAGGCGATTCACAGGAACGTCTGCTCGGGATGGTGTCAGGGATCGAGCTCTTGCCGATCGCTCACTTTGAGCAGTGCTGCGGGTTCGGCGGGGCGTTCTCCGCGACCCACGGCAAGCTGAGCGAGCAGATCGGTCTCGACAAGCTCCAAAGCGTGATGGAATCCGGAGCCAAGGTGCTGGCCAGCGGAGACATGGGGTGCCTCATGCACCTAGGCGGCCTAATCAAAAGGCACAACCTGCCGCTTCGTACGTTGCACTACGCTCAAATCCTCGCGGAGGCCATCCCGGGATGA